CTGAAAAAATTGCAGACGTTGCATTAAACAGTAAACCTGCTTCTTTGGAAGAATTAAAAGGTTTGGAACTTGATGGCAAAAACATCGCTGATTTATTAATCGAGCAAACTGGTGTAATTGGCGAGAAAATTGACGTTTCTAAATACGAAACTATCACTGCTGAAAAGGTTATCGCTTATATTCACGGTAACTACCGTTTAGGTGTATTAGTAGGTCTTTCTGCTGATGCTGCTGGTGCTGAAGAAGCAGGTAAAGATGTAGCAATGCAAATTGCCGCAATGAACCCTATCGCAATTGACAAAGATGGTGTTGATCAAAACACAATCGAGCGTGAAATCGCTATTGCTAAAGAGCAAATCATTGCTGAAGGTAAACCTGCTGAAATGGCTGAGAAAATCGCTCAAGGTAAATTGAATAAATTCTTCAAAGACACAACTTTGTTAAACCAAGAATTCGTAAAAGATTCTTCTAAAAACATCGCTCAATTCTTAGATTCAGTTTCCAAAGGATTAACTGTAACTGCTTTCAAACGCGTACAATTGGGCGCATAAGCATAATTCATTCTATTACCAGAATTGGAAATTTTTAAAACAGGAGCTATTCTTCGAATGGCTCCTGTTTTTGTTTATATCTCTTCTTTCATTTATTCCCGAACTATTTTTCACCGCTGGCCTTGGCTTTTATTTTATCCCAAATTTGTGTAACTTAAGGATACATAAAAACTGGACAGCATATGGGTATGTTAAAGGAAAACGCGTTAAAAGGAAAACGAATTTTGATTACGGGTGGTGGTACAGGCCTCGGAAAAGCCATGACAGATTACTTTCTCGAGCTTGGCGCCTCTTGCCTGATCACGAGCCGTAAAGATGATGTTATACAGCATACAGCGAACGAATTGTCGGAAAAATATCAGGCGAAATGTCTTGCAGTAGCTGGAGATGTCCGAAATTATGAGGATGTCGAGCGCGTCGTTTCCTTTGGATATGAACATTTTGGCGGGATAGATATACTCATAAACAATGCTGCCGGAAATTTTATCTCCCCTACCGAACGTTTAAGCCACCGCGCCTTCGAATCTGTTATTGGTATCGTTCTCCAAGGTAGTATAAACTATACCCTAGCACTGGGCAAGCGTTGGATTGAGGCCAACGAACATAATAAAGCTATACTAAGTATCGTCACAACCTATGCTTGGACGGGTTCTGGCTACGTTGTTCCTTCTGCAACAGCTAAAGCCGGAGTTCTTGCATTAACTCGATCGTTAGCCGTTGAATGGGGAAAAAAAGGGATAAGACTCAATGCTATAGCTCCGGGTCCATTCCAAACTTCAGGTGCCATGGAACGGCTACTTCCAGGTGAATTAGGCGAACTTCTCTCGCCTACCAAACGTATCCCCTTGGGCCGCTTGGGCAAACTGGAGGAATTGGCCAACCTCGCGGCCTATCTGGTATCCGATTACGCCAGTTATATCAACGGTGATGTTATCACGATAGATGGCGGCGAGTGGCTTAAGGGAGCAGGTGAGTTCAATGGATTGGATATTATTCCTGAAGATCAATGGGATGCTATTGAACAGATGACCAGAAATGCAAAAAGCACCTGATAATCGTTTAAAATAACGAATGATTTATTTTATGGTGAATACGCAACTGTATTACATGCCGGTTTAAAAGAGGAAATAGCAAGGTCTTTAATCCATTTTTCTTAGGTTTGTAGCGATTATTCCAATAGACTCTGTACATATGATGAATTTATCTTTCGAATCTCAAAAAATCAAGCATAAAGAAAAATTAGAACTCAATAAAACGGGTTTTGATTTTGCGTTAGTTTATATAGCCGAAGGCACACTCGTATCGAAAGGGAATAATTTAAAATTTTCCAAAGAGAATTTACTTTTTTTGAATAAAGATTTCGAAACACTTGAGACAAAAAAAGATACAACTGCATTTGTACTCTATTTCTCCAACTCCTACTTTAAAGATCTGCACTTTATACAACAAAATTTTAGACTTACTCACAACCCGGTTGATATCTTTAACTCGAAGACATTGTTAAATAAGAGCCTATCCCTTAAAAAGGAAAATAAAAAACTGATCGAGCGGGTAATCTCGCTAATTCAACAATATGAGAGTGAAGATGAAGCGGCATCAATTTTTATATTCCACCAAACCATGTCGCTTTTCGCTTTAGTCGAAAATATATTGAAGGACCTAGAGCTACGCATTAACGAGTCTTATGAAATGTCTCAAGAGATCGAGCAATACATACAGCAAAATATCTATTTCCCGGATAAATTACAAATCAAGTCGATTGCAGATCAGTTCCAAATTTCAGCAAATTATTTTGGGGCCTTTTTTAAAAAAAGATATTCAAAAAGCTACAAAGTGTATATAGACGATATTCGTATTAAACTAATTGAGGAGCGACTAGCATCCAATAGATACACGATGAAACAAATTGTAGAAGAACTCGGATTTAATGATGAAAGTCACCTAACCAATTTCTATAAGAAGAAAAGAAATATTACACCCAGCTCTTATAAAAGAGCTAAAAATAGTGCTTAATTGTCGAGTTGGATTACACCATTAAGATCGTGATTTAAAGAGCGTTGAATGGCTTCATCCAAAATAAGAATCTTCTTTCCTTGAAAGGTCCCTGCATCATGACTGTCAAAATTTGAGCCACTGGAATTAAAAGATTCCAATTTCATTGGGAAATAAATTGGGTTCTCATCTTCAGCCCGACCAATGGTCAATAAAATATTGTAGCCTTGTAGGCGTAAACTCTGTAAAGTCTGATAATTTAAACGCTTGAAGATCATAATTCCTATTTTAAAATAAAACAAACATATAATTATATTGTTTTACTGCTTTAACCATTTTTTGGATTTTATCTTTCCAAAAGAATCTTCACATTCCTGACCTCCTAGTGGCACTGGAACATTCGCTTTCACAGATAAATCAAAAACTTTTTTTTACGGGAACTGTTTTACAGATAAATAAAAATTAGCAGGATTATGTCGAAAAAAGAAAGTAAAAATGGGAAAGTCGAAGAAGACTATCCAGATAAAGAGCAGGACCTTGCTTTTAATGAAGAACTTGACAGTTATGAAATGGATGTCGATGACAACGATCCAGACTACGATCACCCGGCTGACTACGATACAGTAGCTGAAGGTGCAATTGATGATGATTCAACATACGATGACTCTAATCCTTTTGTCGGAGATGAGTATGCAACACAAGATGAACTCAAAGAGGAAGATCTAGATAATGCTAACATGCGAATCGAGACTTTTGATCATGAACGTTTATCTCCTTTGGACAAGAAATTAGCCGAGAACGAAGAAGATTTGAGAGATGATCTCGATGAAGAGGGATATCCTAAAAACGATAGATAGTTTTTCCGAAAATAACATAGTTTTTGAAGGGACCGGAAGGTCCCTTTTCCATGGATTAAAATAAAGACTTTCTTCTCAAAATTAGGAATCATATACTTTTCAATTGGAAACTATAACTCCAATTTTTTATGTAAGTTTACTTTGAAGATTATAATGATATGGAAAGTATATTACCTCTCATCCGGATTGTTGACCTAAAAAAATCATACGGAGAAAAAGAAATATTGAAAGGAATCAACCTCGACATATTCCCAGGTCAAGTTATCGGATATATTGGCCCAAATGGTGCCGGCAAATCCACTACTGTTAAAATATTAACAGGACTTATCGAGGACTTCACAGGCACTGTAGAAATAAATGGCATCAATATTCAAAAAGATCCACTTGCAGTAAAAGCATTATTGGGATATGTTCCCGAAAACGCAGAATTATATGATGTACTGACTCCCATGGAATACCTGGATTTTGTAGGTAAACTCTATGGAATGGAAGATAAAGTCATTCAGGAACGTTCCTTAAAACTGTTAGCGGCGTTTGGCCTTGAATCTAATGTAAATAATAGGATGGATACCTTCTCCAAAGGAATGCGTCAAAAAGTACTTTTAATTTCAGGAATTATTCATAACCCACAAATTATCGTGCTGGATGAACCATTATCTGGACTCGATGCTAATGCTGTTATCTTTGTTAAAGAACTTATCTCATTACTTGCAAAAGAAGGGAAAACAATTTTCTATTGTTCACATATGATGGACGTTGTTGAAAAAGTATCTGATCGAATCTTACTGATAAACCAGGGGAGCATCATTGCGGATGGTACGATTGAGGAACTAAAAACAGATCCTAACGAATCATTGGAGCATATATTTGCTAAATTAACCAATACGGGCAGCAGCGCATTGGACGCTTCCAATATCATTACAGCAATTCAATAACATGGAAAAATTTATCTTAAAATTTATCCTTCTTTTTCGTGGGGTTTGGAAAGGCTTAGGCATCAATTATGAACAGTTTAAGATCATCTTACAAACCAAAATAATCCTAGATAATCGAAAGCCTATTAGCTTTCGCAAACGTAGCTCGGGAAAATCATCTTCGTCGTCATCGATTTTACAATTCTTATTGTATCTCATCTTTGGCCTGATATTCATGGTCATTATTTTGTCGATTCCAGATAGGTACTTAGCCATTTCGATCATGCTACTCAGTTTCATTAGCATGTTAAGTATTACACTGGTGTCCGATTTTTCGCCCATACTATTAGATACTCGGGATCAGTATATCATTATGCCCAGACCAGTTAATGATAAGACTTTAGCTATTTCCCGAATAACTTTTATTTCAATCAAGCTTTTTAATCAAGTAATTGCGTTAACCTTACCTGTGCTTATTTATGTATCTTTCAATTGGGATATCGTCTCCGTCCTTCTTTTATGTCTGCAGCTTATACTAAGCACATTGATCGCGCTGATATTTGTCAACGGATTTTATCTGATTAGCATCAAATATCTCCCCATACAAAAGTTTAAAGATGTAATTACTTATATACAGATCGGTCTCTCACTGGTTCTTTTCCTATCCTATTATGTTGGCCCTAATTTGATTCAATCTATTGTAGAATCTCATTTAACGATGGAACAACTCAGATTTCTTTGGATATTCCCAAGTACATGGATTGCATCATTTCAACCATTACTCTTTGGCAGCCACAGTGTACATATGGTCGTCTTATCAACATTAGGAATACTAACTCCTCTTGCTGGTATTTACGCTTGTACTAAGCTATTTTCACGTGGATTTAATGCGAAAATAGCTGCACTTGCAACCGCCGATAGCCTTCCTGGTGAAGCTTCACAATTAACTCGAAATAATCCATCCCAATTACCTTTATATAAAAGAATTTCCTCGAAGGTTTGCTCATCCCCCGTTGAAGAGGCAGGATTTAGCATTGTATGGCTGATAAGTTCTAAAACGAGAGAATTTAAGCAACAGCTATATCCTTCGTTGGCTTATCTACCTATTTATTTCGTTTTTTTATTTCTACGTACAGGAGACGATCTCCCAATAGCTGGCAAAATAGCGAAGCTTCGTGATTCAGGCTTGTATATAATTATGTTTTATCTTTCGTTATTAACCATACTAACCGTTTTCCAGCTTATTACGCAAAGTAATAAATATAAAGCGGCCTGGGTCTACCATGTGACTCCCATACAAAAACCAGGACAACTGATGACTGGAGTTCTTAAAGCATGTCTTATCAAATATGTTTTACCGTTCAACATTCTGTTTCTTTCTATCTGTGTACCACTATTTGGTCTCAGTTCTATTAATGATCTGCTATTATCTTCCGCTATTGGCGGTATCGAAAGTATTCTGATTATGCTTTTTATTGTCAAAAGCTATCCGTTTTCGAAGGCTAGTCAATCCAATTCAAAAGCAATAACTAATCTACTGATATTAGGTCTATTGGGTATTTTGGGATACTTACATAAAATCATTTTCCACTATGAAACACTAATTTGGATCTTAGCTGGACTTGCATGGTTCATCTTCTTTGTAATGCTGAAGTACTTACAGCGAGAAGACTGGAAAGGCTTAGCTTACGACGACAATTGATTAAACAGATGAAAAAAAGCTCCATAATGGAGCTTTTTTTATCAAATTCTTCAAAATCTAAGCACAAAATATCTTCACGCTTTTCTTTATCCGGTTATCTTTTATTTATTCGTCCTTTAAACTGGCTAATACCATCCATCAAAACTTCTACGATTATTCTTCCTGATGGTAAATGACTCACATCATAATTCAGCACAGCCTGTTGAATGGATTTGTATTCGTGTTTTTGCCACAAAACGCCATCAACCATAAAAAGCACAGTCATCTCACTCGGTTCATTGGAGACTACGCTTAGTTGAGTCTTATCCACAACCGACCTTGGATAAAGCGAGAAGGCATATTGCGTTGAACTTAGACCCGTCTCAAATCCACGTTTAGCATGGAAACTAAACATTTCGCCATTTCCACAATCGCTTTCAAAAGCATGAATAAGGTTTCCTTTCAAATCGAAGATTCGTAAATGGCCATCACCATTTTCAGGTTGTGCCCAAAACTGCAGTCCGTTACCTGCGGTATCGGCCAAAGAGAGTGAGTGGTTTCCCTCATTAAGGTGTAAAGTATCTCTATACATCGTTGCCGCAGCCAGTTGGGCGCCATTTTTGCGAAAGACCGTATCCTGCTTTGCATTAATTAGAAATATACGATTATCCGCCGGTTTATTATTGGTCATAAACTCCAAAACAAAATCAGTGGGAAATAGCTGCAGCGCGTTAAAGACGCTTTCCGCCTTATTGTCTATAGGCCACGCATCCGACTTGCCATTCGGTTTTAGAAGTGATACCGTAAATACATTCTCCTGATCTCTTTCTTGTATCTCTCCAGGCAGTATAACTTCTGCAACCTGATTAAAAGAAAGATTACCTTTCCAATGAAAAGTTCTGGCAGGGAATCCCTTCGTGCCATAAACAATTTCTAGGGTACGAATCGGCTCAGCACCTAAATTTCTGAAAGAGATCCTTGGGCCAACACTCGCCGGATTTAATCGAGAAAAACGCTGTTCATCACTTGGAACCATTATTGACTCAACGGCAACATCAACTTTTTGCTTAGGGGCAGAATATTGAAACAAGTAAGCGGATATATTTTCGACAGCCTGCACATTATCAGTCGCTGTATAAGGTTCCATCTGTAAGGCAATTTGATGGGTACCAACTTTAGTAAATACATCAATAAAATCAGGCTGCTGTAAATCTCCAGGACACCAATATGCGCGGTCATGTACCCAGGTCCCGCCTTGTGGATAAAGTGGATTACCCCCACATTTCTTCCACATATCACGTTTGTCCACAGTCTTTCCATCGAAGGTTAGTTCGCGCCACCGGCTACAGAATTCGCTACAGCCACGTGGTTTATCCATACCATGCCCTGTATGCTGAATGCGTATTCGGCTCAATGCTGCTCCCGCACTCGAGGTATATGTTATTGGCAGTAGATTTTCTGCTATCTTTTCGTTGACATCCCCATATTTATAGGCTTTATTCCACAGCGTTGTTATTCCCAATGGGGTAACAACTGGTGGACCTGATAAAATTTCAAAATCTACGGTAAGTGCCCATCCCACAGTCTTGTCCTCAAAACCAGAGTGAGTATAGACAATTTCCACGCTATCCCTTAAGAAAGGAGCAAAATCAGTTACATCGACCTGCCACTTCCAACTCCATCCCTTATTGTAAATACTACCATATGGCGTAAGCATTCTTCCTAATTCATAATTTAGTGCTGGTCCATTTTTCCCTCCTTTACGACGTAATACGATGTGATCCAAATAGTCCCAATGCGCCGTGCGCAAACTATCCGGGCTCCCCAGCGTAACAAACATAGTAACCTTTCGTATAGGATAATTTTCTTTTGGAAATACTCCCCAAGCCGGGTAAGAATTCTCGCCTTTCTGTGCATCACATAGAATGGTTTTCCGTTGATGTGTAACGACGTGGCTTTTTGTGCCTTGTTGTGCAAAAACATGATGGCAGATAAAAAAGCAAAATAGGGTTAGTATAGGTCTTATATTCATTATTTAAATATTATCCATAAAACAATACAAAGATAGATGTAATCTTGCCAGCAGCGAAAAAAAGGAAATGCGATAAAAAGGAAATACATGCAATCATAAAAAAAGCATCAATCTTGTTAAGATTGATGCTTTTAGTAGCGGGGAGCAGAATCGAACTGCCGACCTTTGGGTTATGAATCCAACGCTCTAACCATCTGAGCTACCCCGCCGTTTCGGTATGCAAATATACCACTTCGTATGTCAATTCAAAAGATTTTTTTATTTTTTTACTGATTCTGGCCTATTTAAAACTTGTATTAAACACAACAAACTCATTTTTAACTCAATAAATTTAGCACTGAAAAATAGAAAATGAACTTAAAAAAATTGACAGCCCAAAAAACAACATGTTTATTAAAAAACGGGAGCAACTTTTTACAAAAAAACTTGCAATAACAAAATAAATATGTATTATTACAAATAATAAGTTGATGCAATAAAAAGCAATTTTGGAAGAGATTTGTAGCGGGGAGCAGAATCGAACTGCCGACCTTTGGGTTATGAATCCAACGCTCTAACCATCTGAGCTACCCCGCCATTTTTGGGAATGCAAATATAGCTTATTTTTGATTTAAACAAACTAAAATTTAAAAAAACATTTTTATGGCAGATAAAATAAAATTCCAACTAGAATATATCATCAACTCTTCACCTAGAATTTTATTTCCGTATTTGCAAGAACCAAACGAATTGGCACAATGGTTTGCAGATGATGTAAACTATAAAGACACCGTTTATACTTTCATTTGGGATGATGAACCTCACCGAGCAAAAATTGTAGCATCAAAAGAAAATAAATCTGTACGCTTTAAATGGCTAGATGATGATCCCTATTATTTCGATCTGGAGATCGATCAAGACGAGCTAACGAATGATGTTGCTCTTAAGATAACAGATTACGCTAAAGAAGAAGACCTTGAAAATAGAAAGTTAATTTGGAAAAATTCAATAGTCTATCTTCAAAGTGTTATAGGTGCATAAAAAAGCCTATCTTTGCAATATATTTCCACTAGGGGCTCCAGCAGGAGCTTCTTAGTTGGGAGATGCCTTAATGTAAAGGCATCAATTTGCTTTGCGTCACGGATGAAAAAGGTTCATTTACTTATTCTTCAAGCTTTCATAAAACCATTTATTGTCACATTCTTTATTGTGATGTTTGTCTTATTGATGCTTTTCCTATTCAAGTACATTGATGATTTGATTGGAAAAGGATTTGAATGGTATACCATCATGGAGCTAATTGGATATCAATGCGTTGTTCAAATCCAAATGGCAATGCCTTTATCCATGCTCCTTTCCTCCATTATGACTTTCGGAAATCTGGGTGAAAGCTATGAATTAGTTGCAATCAAGGCTGCAGGCGTATCTTTACGTAAAGCAATGACCCCGCTATTTATACTCGTTGCAATTTTCGCAACAAGTTCTTTTCTGTTCTCCGATTATATTCTCCCCGTAGTGAACCTAAAAATGGGTACGCTACTTACTGATGTACGTAATAAAAAGGCAGATTTCCTCATCAAACCCGGAATCTTTAACAACACCATTCCAGGTTACTCAATCCGCGCTAGAGGAAAAAACAAAGCGGGAACAATTCTCTATGACTTGATGATCTATGATCATCGTGGCGGTAATACAGCCAATAATGTACTTATGGCCAAAGAAGGGTATATCTATAACTCTACTGACAACAATTATATGATCCTTAAACTTAAGGATGGTATCCGTTACGAGGAAGCACGGACTAAAAACTCCAAAACCTACGATCCACGCCAGCAATTTACGCGGTTTAAGTTTAAGGAAACAGAGCAAAAGTTTGATATGGGAAGTTTTCAACAGGGTAAAACGGATGAAAATCTCTTCAAAAGCCACCATGCCATGTTAAACCTGAAACAGTTAGACATGTACATCGATTCCAATCATATCAAGATAGACAGCATGGGAAAGGCAATCGTCCGTACATTAGACACCCGATATAATATCTATTCGAAATATTTTAGTGTGAATCAACCCGGACAGCCAAAGGTCAAAGAGGCTAAGATCAAACCTTTTAAAAATTTGCTTACCGATCTCGTTCCACAAGAACAACGAGCACAAATCACTATGAATGCGCTGAACCAGTTGAATTATTTAAAGGAAGATCTAAACGGCCGTACACTTGAATTTAAAGATTACAAATCGAAAGATATCCGTTATCGTATTGAATGGCATCGCAAGTTTACCCTAGCTGTCTCCTGTCTCTTACTATTTGCAATTGGAGCTCCACTAGGAGCCATTATCAGAAAAGGTGGACTTGGTCTTCCTGTGGTGATGGCCATCATTTTCTTTCTGATCTATCACATTATCTCTACAGTAGCAGAAAAAACAGCTAAAGATGGTGCCATATCATCAGCCGTTGGCATGTGGATGGCCATTATTGTCTTAACACCATTGGCCGCTTTTCTAACATACAAGTCAACGACAGATTCCGCGTTATTTGATATTGATCAATATAAATTAAAAGTAGAAGCCGCTTGGAAATGGATTAAGGAAAAGCTTGCAAAAAAGAATAAATTGAAAGAATCACATTAGATTGTGACAACGCTATTATAAATAAATTTAGATTCTACACTAACTTTGTACCAATTACAATATATCAATAATGGATTTCAAATTAAACACGATCGAAGAAGCGATCGCTGATATACAAGCAGGAAAAGTAGTAATCGTCGTGGATGACGAAGATCGCGAAAATGAAGGAGACTTTGTCACAGCTGCCCGCAATGCAACTCCCGAAATCATCAACTTTATGGCGACTCATGGTCGTGGACTAGTGTGTGCCCCAATTACAAAAGAAAGAGCAGATGCATTACATCTGGATCTAATGGTGGGACAGAATACAGCAGTATATGAAACAAACTTTACAGTTTCCATTGACTTACAGGGATACGGTTGTACAACCGGAATTTCTGCGTCAGACCGCTCGAAAACAATTAAAGCAATGATTGATCCTAATATTCATTATGAAGAATTAGGTAGACCAGGACATATTTTCCCGCTAATAGCAAAAGATGGTGGCGTATTACGTCGCACAGGACACACTGAAGCTACCGTTGATCTTGCTCGATTAGCAGGATTTGAACCAGCGGGTGTATTGGTTGAAATTCTAAAAGAAGATGGTGAAATGGCCAGACTTCCAGAACTAATAGAGGTTGCTAAAAAATTTGATTTAAAGATCGTTAGTATTGAAGATCTAATTGAATACCGTCTTAAGCACGATTCTTTAATCAATGAAGAAGTCACTGTTAATATGCCAACGCAATTTGGTGATTTTAAGATGAAAGCCTTTACACAAAAAGACACTGGCGAACAACATTTAGCGCTTTACAAAGGCGAGTGGAATGAAGATGAGCCTATTTTGGTGCGGGTGCACAGCTCTTGTGTTACGGGTGATATTTTTGGTTCTTGCCGTTGTGACTGTGGTCCTCAATTGCACAAAGCAATGGAAATGATCCAGCAAGAGGGGAAAGGTGTTATTGTCTATATGAATCAAGAAGGTCGCGGTATTGGACTGATCAATAAGCTACATGCTTACAAGTTACAAGAAAATGGCTTGGACACGGTAGATGCCAATGTACAATTAGGATTTAAAGCAGATTTAAGAGACTATGGTGTCGGAGCACAGATTCTTCGAAATCTTGGTGTCACAAAAATGCGTCTTATGTCAAATAATCCAACCAAACGTGCTGGTTTAGTGGGCTATGGACTTGAAATTGTAGAAAATGTGCCCATTGAAATTACTGCAAATCCCTTCAACGAGGAATATCTAAAAACAAAGAGGGATCGTATGGGACATACGATCATGAAAAATCTATAAAAAGAAAATTACGAAAAAGCGGTGTTCCAAAAAAACACCGCTTTTTTTGGCATCATAGCAAACATAACGTTGCGTGGTAATATAATCGCTCCTTTTTTATGATCTTGTAATGGCAGTACTTTCAACAATTAGAAGTAACTTTATTATATGGAACAACAAGGGAAACATATCATCTTTTTCGATGGTGATTGCTTGGTCTGTAATCGCTTTGTTCAAATACTATTAAGGATAGATCGTAAAAAAAAATTCTTATTTAGTTCGCTGCAATCTGAATTTGCCAGAACCGCGCTAGTAAATATTCCCCAAAACATTGATTCCATCGTTTACCTCTCTCCAACAGGTAGCTTTGTCAAAAGCGAAGCTGTTCTTAAAATATGTGAGCAATTGGGTTTCCCTTACATGACATGTTATTTACTAAAAATTTTACCTCGCGGTTGGAGAGATGCGCTTTATGATTATTTCGCTAAAAACCGCTATCGTTGGTTTGGAAAAAATGAGTTTTGTACGATACCTTCAAAAACTGAACGAGAAAGGTTTATTTAAATAAACTACAATCATTTTGAAGTGACATTTGGCTCGGAAATCTTCTAATTATACTTGTGACCATTAAATTTACATCGATGAAAAATACACTTTTAATTGACAGCGCCTATATCAATGGGAAATTTATTAAGTCAAAACACACCTTTGACGTTATAAATCCCGCTACAGGAAAAGTTATTGCTTCATTGCCAGATTTAAAAGTGGCAGATTGTACTAAAGCAATAGATGCTGCTAACAATGCCTGGGAAAGTTGGAAAAATACATCTGTATTGGAACGATGCAACATCACCCGCAAGTGGTACGACCTTATTCAACAGCATAAAGACGATCTTGCGGAAATCATGACCTTAGAAAGTGGCAAACCACTAAGCGAATCCAAAGTCGAGGTTGACTATGGTAGCTCCTTTGTTGAGTGGTTTTCAGAAGAAGGAAAGCGGGCCTATGGTGAAACGATACCTTCCCATAAAAAAGGAACTAGAATGCTTACTATTAGGCAAGGCATCGGTGTTGTAGCCGCCATTACTCCTTGGAATTTTCCCTTAGCGATGATTACCCGAAAAGTAGCCCCTGCTATGGTTGCTGGTTGTACCGTCGTACTTAAGCCTGCCTCACAAACCCCTATTTCTGCTATCGCATTGGCTAAACTCGCTGAAGAAGCAGGTGTCCCGAAAGGCGTGTTTAACGTTATTACAGGAAAAGACAGTGCTGGTATCGGAAAAGAATTAGCGACGAATGGTTTGGTAAGAAAACTTTCCTTCACAGGTTCTACTGAAGTTGGAAAAACGCTACTAGAACAATCTGCTTCAAATATAAAAAAGGTATCCATGGAACTCGGTGGTAATGCACCTTTTTTGGTTTTTAACGATGCCGATATTGATGCTGCTGTTGATGGAGCTATTGCTGGAAAATTTAGAAACTCAGGGCAAACTTGTGTTTCCATCAACAGGTTTCTAATTCAAGAAGATGTCTATGATGAGTTTTCGATGAAACTTAGCCATGCTGTCAGTAAATTGAAAGTTGGCAATGGGCTCGACAAAGGTATTCAGGTAGGCCCCTTAATCAATGCAAAAGGTCTAGAAAAAGTTCAGCATCATGTTCAAGACGCCTTAAATCATGGTGCCGAATTGGCTACTGGAGGAAAGGTCATCAAAGATCTATTTTTCCAGCCAACCGTACTGGCCAACGTCCCAAAAGAAGCGCTTATATTTCGCGAGGAGACTTTTGGTCCGATTTGCGCCCTTTTCAGTTTCAAAACAGAAGCAGATGGAATAGCAATGGCCAATATGACTGAATTTGGCTTAGCCTCTTATTTTTATAGTGCAAATATAAATCGCTGTCTTCGTGTCGCTGAACTACTAGACGCTGGTATGGTTGGTGTCAATACAGGTCTTATTTCAAATGCAGCAGCTCCTTTTGGTGGAGTAAAACAATCTGGTGTAGGCCGTGAAGGATCTAAACACGGGTTGGATGAGTATATGGAATTAAAATATATCTGCTTCGGCGGTGAATA
The Sphingobacterium multivorum genome window above contains:
- the tsf gene encoding translation elongation factor Ts, with the protein product MSVQISASDVNKLRQQTGAGMMDCKKALVESNGDFEAAVDYLRKKGAKVAASRQDRDSNEGVIIAKATADGKSGIVVEVNCETDFVAKNADFVAFAEKIADVALNSKPASLEELKGLELDGKNIADLLIEQTGVIGEKIDVSKYETITAEKVIAYIHGNYRLGVLVGLSADAAGAEEAGKDVAMQIAAMNPIAIDKDGVDQNTIEREIAIAKEQIIAEGKPAEMAEKIAQGKLNKFFKDTTLLNQEFVKDSSKNIAQFLDSVSKGLTVTAFKRVQLGA
- a CDS encoding SDR family oxidoreductase, encoding MLKENALKGKRILITGGGTGLGKAMTDYFLELGASCLITSRKDDVIQHTANELSEKYQAKCLAVAGDVRNYEDVERVVSFGYEHFGGIDILINNAAGNFISPTERLSHRAFESVIGIVLQGSINYTLALGKRWIEANEHNKAILSIVTTYAWTGSGYVVPSATAKAGVLALTRSLAVEWGKKGIRLNAIAPGPFQTSGAMERLLPGELGELLSPTKRIPLGRLGKLEELANLAAYLVSDYASYINGDVITIDGGEWLKGAGEFNGLDIIPEDQWDAIEQMTRNAKST
- a CDS encoding helix-turn-helix domain-containing protein, which codes for MMNLSFESQKIKHKEKLELNKTGFDFALVYIAEGTLVSKGNNLKFSKENLLFLNKDFETLETKKDTTAFVLYFSNSYFKDLHFIQQNFRLTHNPVDIFNSKTLLNKSLSLKKENKKLIERVISLIQQYESEDEAASIFIFHQTMSLFALVENILKDLELRINESYEMSQEIEQYIQQNIYFPDKLQIKSIADQFQISANYFGAFFKKRYSKSYKVYIDDIRIKLIEERLASNRYTMKQIVEELGFNDESHLTNFYKKKRNITPSSYKRAKNSA
- a CDS encoding ABC transporter ATP-binding protein, whose amino-acid sequence is MESILPLIRIVDLKKSYGEKEILKGINLDIFPGQVIGYIGPNGAGKSTTVKILTGLIEDFTGTVEINGINIQKDPLAVKALLGYVPENAELYDVLTPMEYLDFVGKLYGMEDKVIQERSLKLLAAFGLESNVNNRMDTFSKGMRQKVLLISGIIHNPQIIVLDEPLSGLDANAVIFVKELISLLAKEGKTIFYCSHMMDVVEKVSDRILLINQGSIIADGTIEELKTDPNESLEHIFAKLTNTGSSALDASNIITAIQ
- a CDS encoding peptide-N-glycosidase F-related protein → MNIRPILTLFCFFICHHVFAQQGTKSHVVTHQRKTILCDAQKGENSYPAWGVFPKENYPIRKVTMFVTLGSPDSLRTAHWDYLDHIVLRRKGGKNGPALNYELGRMLTPYGSIYNKGWSWKWQVDVTDFAPFLRDSVEIVYTHSGFEDKTVGWALTVDFEILSGPPVVTPLGITTLWNKAYKYGDVNEKIAENLLPITYTSSAGAALSRIRIQHTGHGMDKPRGCSEFCSRWRELTFDGKTVDKRDMWKKCGGNPLYPQGGTWVHDRAYWCPGDLQQPDFIDVFTKVGTHQIALQMEPYTATDNVQAVENISAYLFQYSAPKQKVDVAVESIMVPSDEQRFSRLNPASVGPRISFRNLGAEPIRTLEIVYGTKGFPARTFHWKGNLSFNQVAEVILPGEIQERDQENVFTVSLLKPNGKSDAWPIDNKAESVFNALQLFPTDFVLEFMTNNKPADNRIFLINAKQDTVFRKNGAQLAAATMYRDTLHLNEGNHSLSLADTAGNGLQFWAQPENGDGHLRIFDLKGNLIHAFESDCGNGEMFSFHAKRGFETGLSSTQYAFSLYPRSVVDKTQLSVVSNEPSEMTVLFMVDGVLWQKHEYKSIQQAVLNYDVSHLPSGRIIVEVLMDGISQFKGRINKR
- a CDS encoding START-like domain-containing protein gives rise to the protein MADKIKFQLEYIINSSPRILFPYLQEPNELAQWFADDVNYKDTVYTFIWDDEPHRAKIVASKENKSVRFKWLDDDPYYFDLEIDQDELTNDVALKITDYAKEEDLENRKLIWKNSIVYLQSVIGA